The Scyliorhinus torazame isolate Kashiwa2021f chromosome 7, sScyTor2.1, whole genome shotgun sequence genome has a window encoding:
- the c7h5orf24 gene encoding UPF0461 protein C5orf24 homolog isoform X1, with protein MLIFNNPIRIIFLVLNVRMCRVISISVTFDMNYREIMHPVGCSNSGCCEPEKEVTFSADDVSSDDQFDLCSSQPDKLYGNSYKPISCVKQESLEEPNSQLSLGRNAEAQNDLKRRKNIFRAGKRGRPSGTTKAAGYRTSTGRPLGTTKAAGFKTSPGRPLGTTKAAGYRVSPGRPPGTMKTLSRISGLDFPPCSSAAFNYSMVHNKALSGPTETTNRQMELNQ; from the exons GTGATTTCAATTTCTGTGACGTTCGATATGAATTACAGAG AAATCATGCATCCAGTTGGCTGCAGTAACTCTGGCTGCTGTGAGCCTGAGAAGGAGGTGACCTTCAGTGCCGATGACGTGAGCAGCGATGACCAGTTTGACTTGTGTTCCTCTCAACCAGACAAACTTTATGGAAACAGCTACAAGCCAATAAGCTGTGTAAAACAAGAATCATTGGAGGAGCCAAATTCACAACTGAGTCTAGGAAGAAATGCAGAAGCTCAGAATGACCTGAAAAGAAGGAAAAATATTTTCCGAGCGGGGAAACGAGGAAGGCCATCAGGGACGACAAAAGCTGCTGGATACAGAACCAGTACGGGCCGACCTTTGGGAACAACAAAGGCAGCTGGGTTTAAGACCAGCCCAGGCAGGCCCTTGGGCACTACCAAGGCAGCAGGATACCGGGTCAGCCCAGGAAGGCCCCCAGGTACCATGAAAACTCTCTCCCGCATTTCTGGTCTCGATTTCCCGCCATGTAGCAGTGCTGCTTTTAACTATTCCATGGTGCATAACAAAGCATTAAGTGGACCCACTGAAACCACAAATAGACAAATGGAACTGAATCAGTAA
- the c7h5orf24 gene encoding UPF0461 protein C5orf24 homolog isoform X3 encodes MNYREIMHPVGCSNSGCCEPEKEVTFSADDVSSDDQFDLCSSQPDKLYGNSYKPISCVKQESLEEPNSQLSLGRNAEAQNDLKRRKNIFRAGKRGRPSGTTKAAGYRTSTGRPLGTTKAAGFKTSPGRPLGTTKAAGYRVSPGRPPGTMKTLSRISGLDFPPCSSAAFNYSMVHNKALSGPTETTNRQMELNQ; translated from the exons ATGAATTACAGAG AAATCATGCATCCAGTTGGCTGCAGTAACTCTGGCTGCTGTGAGCCTGAGAAGGAGGTGACCTTCAGTGCCGATGACGTGAGCAGCGATGACCAGTTTGACTTGTGTTCCTCTCAACCAGACAAACTTTATGGAAACAGCTACAAGCCAATAAGCTGTGTAAAACAAGAATCATTGGAGGAGCCAAATTCACAACTGAGTCTAGGAAGAAATGCAGAAGCTCAGAATGACCTGAAAAGAAGGAAAAATATTTTCCGAGCGGGGAAACGAGGAAGGCCATCAGGGACGACAAAAGCTGCTGGATACAGAACCAGTACGGGCCGACCTTTGGGAACAACAAAGGCAGCTGGGTTTAAGACCAGCCCAGGCAGGCCCTTGGGCACTACCAAGGCAGCAGGATACCGGGTCAGCCCAGGAAGGCCCCCAGGTACCATGAAAACTCTCTCCCGCATTTCTGGTCTCGATTTCCCGCCATGTAGCAGTGCTGCTTTTAACTATTCCATGGTGCATAACAAAGCATTAAGTGGACCCACTGAAACCACAAATAGACAAATGGAACTGAATCAGTAA
- the c7h5orf24 gene encoding UPF0461 protein C5orf24 homolog isoform X5, whose amino-acid sequence MHPVGCSNSGCCEPEKEVTFSADDVSSDDQFDLCSSQPDKLYGNSYKPISCVKQESLEEPNSQLSLGRNAEAQNDLKRRKNIFRAGKRGRPSGTTKAAGYRTSTGRPLGTTKAAGFKTSPGRPLGTTKAAGYRVSPGRPPGTMKTLSRISGLDFPPCSSAAFNYSMVHNKALSGPTETTNRQMELNQ is encoded by the coding sequence ATGCATCCAGTTGGCTGCAGTAACTCTGGCTGCTGTGAGCCTGAGAAGGAGGTGACCTTCAGTGCCGATGACGTGAGCAGCGATGACCAGTTTGACTTGTGTTCCTCTCAACCAGACAAACTTTATGGAAACAGCTACAAGCCAATAAGCTGTGTAAAACAAGAATCATTGGAGGAGCCAAATTCACAACTGAGTCTAGGAAGAAATGCAGAAGCTCAGAATGACCTGAAAAGAAGGAAAAATATTTTCCGAGCGGGGAAACGAGGAAGGCCATCAGGGACGACAAAAGCTGCTGGATACAGAACCAGTACGGGCCGACCTTTGGGAACAACAAAGGCAGCTGGGTTTAAGACCAGCCCAGGCAGGCCCTTGGGCACTACCAAGGCAGCAGGATACCGGGTCAGCCCAGGAAGGCCCCCAGGTACCATGAAAACTCTCTCCCGCATTTCTGGTCTCGATTTCCCGCCATGTAGCAGTGCTGCTTTTAACTATTCCATGGTGCATAACAAAGCATTAAGTGGACCCACTGAAACCACAAATAGACAAATGGAACTGAATCAGTAA
- the c7h5orf24 gene encoding UPF0461 protein C5orf24 homolog isoform X2, with protein MPPHPHTSEIMHPVGCSNSGCCEPEKEVTFSADDVSSDDQFDLCSSQPDKLYGNSYKPISCVKQESLEEPNSQLSLGRNAEAQNDLKRRKNIFRAGKRGRPSGTTKAAGYRTSTGRPLGTTKAAGFKTSPGRPLGTTKAAGYRVSPGRPPGTMKTLSRISGLDFPPCSSAAFNYSMVHNKALSGPTETTNRQMELNQ; from the exons atGCCACCGCACCCCCATACATCTG AAATCATGCATCCAGTTGGCTGCAGTAACTCTGGCTGCTGTGAGCCTGAGAAGGAGGTGACCTTCAGTGCCGATGACGTGAGCAGCGATGACCAGTTTGACTTGTGTTCCTCTCAACCAGACAAACTTTATGGAAACAGCTACAAGCCAATAAGCTGTGTAAAACAAGAATCATTGGAGGAGCCAAATTCACAACTGAGTCTAGGAAGAAATGCAGAAGCTCAGAATGACCTGAAAAGAAGGAAAAATATTTTCCGAGCGGGGAAACGAGGAAGGCCATCAGGGACGACAAAAGCTGCTGGATACAGAACCAGTACGGGCCGACCTTTGGGAACAACAAAGGCAGCTGGGTTTAAGACCAGCCCAGGCAGGCCCTTGGGCACTACCAAGGCAGCAGGATACCGGGTCAGCCCAGGAAGGCCCCCAGGTACCATGAAAACTCTCTCCCGCATTTCTGGTCTCGATTTCCCGCCATGTAGCAGTGCTGCTTTTAACTATTCCATGGTGCATAACAAAGCATTAAGTGGACCCACTGAAACCACAAATAGACAAATGGAACTGAATCAGTAA